In one window of Pristiophorus japonicus isolate sPriJap1 chromosome 9, sPriJap1.hap1, whole genome shotgun sequence DNA:
- the paqr8 gene encoding membrane progestin receptor beta gives MRCEMKLKNSLGGHMAVSMVQRLSSISISPQHLLQEVLPKVTSTVRECHVPQLFREPYIHSGYRPVHQEWKYYAFSLFQQHNEVLNVWTHLVAALVLLTRFRAFLATASPFPTVYGLPLCVFIVACVTYLSCSVLAHLFQSRSELAHYSFYFLDYVGVGAYQYGSALAHYYYCTDPGWYQLVRPYFLPAAALLGWLSCMGCCFSKMHYQRPYPFRRKVCQVVPSFLAYVLDISPIVHRIATCWSAGCADEAIRYHALQILLFLVASCFFSYPFPEMYFPGSCDIVGHGHQIFHAFLALCTLTQLEAVLLDYGSRQDMFVARGGEDTVYVSCLTFALLILCSGSSALCLRAIVKHRLRKRGL, from the coding sequence ATGCGTTGTGAGATGAAGCTGAAGAATTCTCTTGGTGGGCACATGGCTGTCAGCATGGTGCAGCGGCTCAGCAGCATCAGCATCAGCCCCCagcacctcctgcaggaggtcctGCCGAAGGTCACCAGCACCGTCAGGGAGTGCCATGTTCCCCAGCTCTTCCGCGAGCCTTACATCCACAGCGGCTACCGGCCGGTGCACCAGGAGTGGAAGTACTATGCCTTCAGCCTCTTCCAGCAGCACAACGAGGTGCTCAACGTCTGGACCCACCTGGTGGCCGCTCTGGTGCTCCTGACCCGCTTCCGGGCCTTCCTGGCCACGGCCTCGCCGTTCCCCACCGTCTACGGCCTGCCGCTCTGTGTCTTCATCGTCGCCTGCGTGACCTACCTGTCCTGCAGCGTGCTGGCCCACCTCTTCCAGTCCAGGTCCGAGCTGGCCCACTACTCCTTCTACTTCCTGGACTACGTGGGCGTGGGGGCCTACCAGTACGGCAGCGCCCTGGCGCACTACTACTACTGCACGGACCCCGGCTGGTACCAGCTGGTCCGCCCGTACTTCCTGCCCGCCGCTGCTCTCCTCGGCTGGCTCTCCTGCATGGGCTGCTGCTTCTCCAAGATGCACTACCAGCGCCCGTACCCGTTCAGGCGCAAGGTGTGCCAAGTGGTGCCCTCCTTCCTGGCCTACGTCCTGGACATCAGCCCCATTGTCCACCGCATCGCCACCTGCTGGTCGGCCGGCTGCGCCGACGAGGCCATTCGCTACCACGCCCTGCAGATCCTGCTGTTCCTGGTGGCCTCCTGCTTCTTCTCCTACCCCTTCCCGGAGATGTACTTCCCGGGCAGCTGTGACATTGTGGGCCACGGCCACCAGATCTTCCATGCCTTCCTGGCCCTCTGCACCCTGACCCAGCTGGAGGCCGTGCTGCTGGACTATGGGAGCCGGCAGGACATGTTCGTGGCGCGGGGCGGGGAGGACACCGTCTACGTCTCCTGCCTCACCTTCGCCCTGCTGATCCTGTGCAGCGGATCCTCGGCACTGTGCCTGCGGGCAATCGTCAAACACAGACTGCGCAAGagagggctttga